DNA from Debaryomyces hansenii CBS767 chromosome A complete sequence:
TTTTCCACATTTATAGTTTTGTTTATTCCTAGAGGCAGAAAAACATTTGATCATGTCCCGCAAGTATTTTTAACTATATATACTACTTAACAATCTTTACATGGGATATAGGCAGATTTCAAATCATCTTATAGAATGTTTAATCGATCTGTATTGGCAAACTTAGAAACCTATTCCTTTTGAGGGGAGTAACTTTTCTCATCTAGGCCATTATTATAGTCAGAGAACTTGATATATCATATTAATGAGAGCTATTGGAACCCTGACAGATATTTTTAAGAGTTACATAGTCAACAGTGCCTAGTTGTACCAGTTTGATGAGATGCTTCCGAACTATCCCCTGCACTTATAGATTGCGCGTTTTCCCATAGTTAAGGTGCACACCCTCTGGGTCAATATCGCGGTTCCAATGTTGTAAATGTTTTGTACAGtaataaaagaaagaaggTAAGATTGTATTACATCATCTCTGTTGCAAATTTTATTCTATCTACGTGATTTGTGCTGAGCTTccattaaaatattttcaaattctctTGTACTCATCACATTGTGACCATCCAATAACACAACAAATGAATTTCCAACTTGAGACTCGAAAGTCCTGAACCAAAATTAACGTCTGCAAACCTCTAATATAGATTAAATGAGACGTCGTACAATGCGAATGTAAAAATAAGCACTTCAAGGGTTTGTCATTTGACACAATCATAACTTGCAATCTGTTGTTTATAATACATGGAGATATAAGCCCaaggaatattttatattctcaAGGGAATgtgtattttattgatttcgGATACTCAGAATATacagaagataaattagGTTCCAGCCCAGTGAGTGCTAACCCTGAGAGGATCAAGAGTGAACACCAACAGTTGTGCGGTATATTTGGTCAGCCTACTCCAAGGGAATATGAATAGTTAAATGAAGAATGTATGGgttgatatataaaatacacgtatatattaaatagaTGGTAAGTTGCGAGATAAGTGTCGCATGGCAAACTATTTGCGGCAAACTGCCAATGCGAATGCGAATGCAGTTGCCAATAACAATTTTCCTTTTGTATGCCTAAACTAGATAACATTCCTTCAGTAGCAACACTCACAGCTCCcaatgaatttttattacatatttttttatcgTCAAAATTTTTACTTTCAAATAcgaattaaataattatggTATACCTAGCGAAACAAAAagcaaaaaataaatcacTCCCAGGGTAGGTCTTGGCAGATCGCACGTATAAAATTACCGCCAAGTCGTGCACGGAAACTTTAAGCATATTGATTAGAAATTAACACACTAATGACCTTGGTTTCATGCATACCATGCTAGATTAGGTACGTGGTTAAAAGCGACAGCTCGTCAACTGACGAGGAGACTTGTATGCACACTTCTCGTTTACTAGCTGAATATGTGTGCGACCTGCGGGagtgaattattaattgcAGCAATTGAAACACTATGAACATTGCAGATATGGCTACAATATTCGATATTTAGAAAGAATACAAGAGATATGGATAACTTACAATTCTACAAAACCTAATTCTCCACTATACCATCCAATTTCTATATGATATGGTAAAACCGCATCTTCTCTACCcatattttcaagttcCAAGAACATCCTACGTTATCAAACCTTATACCCTGCAATTACGTGCAAACTGTTCAACCTCATACTAATAGTGTAAATTGTTCTTACTTAAGCGAGTCTCCCTCATCTTTTTTTAGGATTGTTTTTCTACAAAAATTAACGTGCACAACCGCGAGCGCCGAGCGTAACGTCGCTGGCGCAATGTCGCAAATGCGAGCACATTAATTGTTCTGTTACTTAGCACTGCAACTTGCAAATTGTTGTCTATGCGGTGTAATCGCACCGTATGTTTGCAGGGTACACAGTGTGATATCGAGAATTTTACACAATCAAAGGAAATGTGTATTGCTCCTAATTAATACTAAAAAGCAGCTCTATTTATAAACCTAACCCCATATACCTAAAGGATGTTTATCAAGTGAtactaatttttttattctccGTACTAAGAGTCCTACACTAACTGGTCCGAGAAATGTACAAAGAACAATAGCCCATGtgacaataatataaacatCAGATGATGAGCCTTCCTTCGGCTCACCATTAGGAGAAAACACACCTTTCGCTTCAGCtaatgaagatatcaaaaatCCTATTTCGCCTCTGGCAACCATCGCTAAACCAAGCATTGATGTAGGATAAGTATTTTGtatagaaaaattattgttttcGTCTTTTTTAAACCGAATGAGCCATAATCCACAAGCGAATTTTGAAACTATCATTAGTAATGCATAAATAAAACCTTTCCAAATTAATCTTCCTATAAACATTTGAGTTATAGGTATAGAAAACCCAATAGaagcaaaaaaaattggttgCAATATTTTGTTCACAACTTGGGAGTAAAATTCGTCAAATACTTTAGATCCGGTAAAACCTAGTTCCTGAtcataaatttcaaattcctCTTTTCcgttattatcattagagAATTCGGTAATTGGAGattctaaattattgataatactGTCTTGATTAAAATTACTTTTCTCTTCTTGGGCCTCAGTATCAAATTCTACACTTATTAACGTTTCGTCTAACCACGAAAGTGCTGCACCAAAAACATATGCAGCCGTTAAATTTGAAGCACCAGCATATGTTGCACCAGTAATTAGACCAATTAGTACAATAGTGTGTAacacaaaataataattcttcgtcattgataatattctCAAAATTCTTGGGAATGAtcttttttgttttctAAACCATAATGCAAACGGAAGCATAAGAAACTTAACAATTACCCCAACTATAACTATAAGTGCTATTGAAACAAATACGGGACGTATAACGCTGATCGCATTAAATGATCCATCACctaaattagaaattattttgatcaTTACTAATCCAAAAATATCATCTAGTACAGCAGCACTAGTCAATATAATGCCGACTCTACTTTGCTTGAACCCAGATGTTAATAAGATAGTGAAAGATGCACCTAAACTAGTGGAACTTAGTGCAGCTCCAGCTGCAAATGCCGCTACTGGTGTAGCATTGGAATAGCCTAATATCGAAAAACTAAGTGCAATTGGAAGACTAACACCAGTGAAAGCAACCAAGAGTGCTATATGAAAATTGGCTTTCAAAACGTTGAAAGAAGTCGACAATCCTCCTTCGTATACCATCAAGAGTAATCCAATGTACCCCAATTCCATAAAAGTTTCCTGGGAATGTTTACTGAGCCAATTTGTACCAGGAACTCCATAGCAAACACCTAGAAGTATCTGCCCAACTAGTCcacaaaatataaatctgTTAAGAATGTAATTCAAACCATTAAGAAATAgtaaaaatgaagaatatataagTAATGTTATAGCTCCTGGTTCTTCGAACGGAAGATACGTTGGTGTCATATTAATGGCAAAAGAAAaccagaaaaatattttttcaagaaaaaataaCCGATACAAAAGATTGTACACAGTCCATCATATCCTGTACACAAGATGTTAAAACTCGCACACTGTACACAAAAGCCATTTATAAGCGTCCCTTTCTATCACTTACTTATAATTGCAAATTGttgtttttattttgtATAGTCGCACTGTAGGATTGCAGGTTTCACAAGATATGAAGGAAAGGCATTTCAAACTGGCCGGgaagtatataaattgtaAGCTGGTCTCGTACTGGAAAGAAAGACACAACTCAATAATGTAAACTGCCGTTTTCCCTATTGTAAAGTCTCTGTATACATCAATTCCCAATAAGGTCCAGTGTTATTTCTATCATCAGATAGTATATAAAAAGCATTATAACAGTGTttagaaaaaattgaaagaatcgACAATCTGCATTCTTAGATTTTCGCatattattagaaatatttttaaaacAACGAAAATAAACCCATATTTGCAAAGTCGTGAAAAACTATATTACATCGAAAATACTTCTTTTTTAACATATACGACTTTCAGATATCTTAGAAGGTGTAGTTGACTtcatatttgtattttgcTCACAAAAGCTGGCTAATGTGCCGGCCCCTTATCTGAACTATATTTGTCCTGTTTTGTGATTTTTAAAATGATGTGCAAGGTCGTGTCCAAAGCAAATATTGCGGAAAGAATAAGTCGACGAACAAATGCGCTGTCCTATTCTGGATTGGCATTTTTACCCTGCACCTTGTACCAACATGGATACACATGAATTACATATTAGAGAAGTCGGGGGATGGTCTATTTAGTGCACAAGGACAAAATAGAAAATCCTTTGGCTGAGaaatttgcaaataaatatcTACCACGTCTTATCGAAAGTAGTGAGATCCACAGTACTATATTGTGGTAAATTAAAAGTTACCACCAGGAACATTTCAAACTGCATTATTTATCGAAGCAGATAATTGCTGTTACATGTGACTCCGAGGCACCAGGAGTCAAAGAATCTAATCAGTAGCTTCGTGAGTTCTGAAGCATCATAcctttcaaataaaatatttaatactAAGCATAGGTTTGGTATCATTTTGCTTACTTGattttattcaacaataagtaaatatattcaagttcatgatttaaatatgaataacAATCACATAAAAGATGCTACTTGTCTTCGTACCAGGCATTATTGTACCCAATATTTACTCCGAATAACTAAAATAAAATCCCTCTCCAGCTGCGTATTATCCATGTTCCGAAAGATACATAAAAAATTGGGGGAACAAATGTGCACGAGTCTGGTTCAAACCTCGCTTGCccaaaaattattgaggGCAACTGTCAACCTAATTATATAACCATCTATTATTTGCTATTGTTGATAGTTCTGAATAATGAGTGTAGTAAGTATTATCACTAGTGTTGAAATGTGATTTTATCAATAGCTCCTCTTAACAATAATGCCC
Protein-coding regions in this window:
- a CDS encoding DEHA2A14718p (similar to NCU04902 Neurospora crassa) produces the protein MTPTYLPFEEPGAITLLIYSSFLLFLNGLNYILNRFIFCGLVGQILLGVCYGVPGTNWLSKHSQETFMELGYIGLLLMVYEGGLSTSFNVLKANFHIALLVAFTGVSLPIALSFSILGYSNATPVAAFAAGAALSSTSLGASFTILLTSGFKQSRVGIILTSAAVLDDIFGLVMIKIISNLGDGSFNAISVIRPVFVSIALIVIVGVIVKFLMLPFALWFRKQKRSFPRILRILSMTKNYYFVLHTIVLIGLITGATYAGASNLTAAYVFGAALSWLDETLISVEFDTEAQEEKSNFNQDSIINNLESPITEFSNDNNGKEEFEIYDQELGFTGSKVFDEFYSQVVNKILQPIFFASIGFSIPITQMFIGRLIWKGFIYALLMIVSKFACGLWLIRFKKDENNNFSIQNTYPTSMLGLAMVARGEIGFLISSLAEAKGVFSPNGEPKEGSSSDVYIIVTWAIVLCTFLGPVSVGLLVRRIKKLVSLDKHPLGIWG